AACTATGAGTTTTTGTCAGTGAACTATGAGTTTTTGTCAGTGAACTATGAGTTCGAATTTTGTAAGTCATTTATTATGAGAATACTTGACATAACTCATTTTAAAAAGTATAATTTCTAATTATGACTTTTTGTCCGTAGATAAAAATAACATCTATTTTATGGGGATTTTAAAAAATTTAACTATGACTTTTTGTCAGTTAAAATGTATTTTTGTCTTTGAATTATGAGTTTTTGTCCGCGAGAAATAGCTAAAAGGAGATAATGTGGCTAAAAAAATAGATAAAAATGAGATCGTTGAAGTTAGAAATTTATCAGATAGAAAAACCATAACCCAGGCAAATGCTATGATAAATTCTAAATATACTTTAAATTTAAGCGAACAAAGGCTAATTCTTCTTGCCATAGCACAAATTGACAGCGTAAATGATGAAAGTTTTTTTAAATTCAGCTGCACTGTAAGAGAGCTTGAAAAAGAACTAAATATAGATTTAAATGAAAATAGATTAAAAGATTTAGCGGTAAATATATTAAAAAAACCTTTATTGATTAAGGATGGAATAAATTGGATTGCTTGTAATTGGTTTAGTAGTTTTAAATATTATGGGGGAGAAGCTAGAATGGAATTTAAAATTAGCGATGATTTAGTTCCATATTTATTAAAATTAAAAGAGAAATTTACAACTTATTCTTTGGAGGTTGCTATACAATTTCAAGGAAAATATACTACAAGATTTTACGAATTTTGTATGCAAGTTAGAAACCAGGATAAAAAAGAGATTAATTTCGAGCTTGATTTTTTATATGAGCTTTTACAACTTCCAAAAAGTTTAAGAGTTTTTGGAGATTTTAAGAGATATGTTTTAGATCCGAGCATCGATGAAATAAACGAAAAAACTGAAATCAAAGCAAATTATGAAGCAATAAAAACAGGTCGTAAATATACAAATTTGATTTTAAGCTGGGAATGTGCCTAAATTTTTATTATTTTATGATATAATTACATTTATATTATTTTTTGGAGTAAAAATGAATTATTTGCCGTATAGCTCGGGGGGGGGGGGAGCAGAAGCCCACTAAGTTTTGTTTATCAAAATTTAATCTCTATTTTTACACAAAATTTATACTTTCTACATTTTTTAAAAATCAATCTTTTACT
Above is a window of Campylobacter ureolyticus ACS-301-V-Sch3b DNA encoding:
- a CDS encoding replication initiation protein, translated to MAKKIDKNEIVEVRNLSDRKTITQANAMINSKYTLNLSEQRLILLAIAQIDSVNDESFFKFSCTVRELEKELNIDLNENRLKDLAVNILKKPLLIKDGINWIACNWFSSFKYYGGEARMEFKISDDLVPYLLKLKEKFTTYSLEVAIQFQGKYTTRFYEFCMQVRNQDKKEINFELDFLYELLQLPKSLRVFGDFKRYVLDPSIDEINEKTEIKANYEAIKTGRKYTNLILSWECA